One Cellulomonas sp. NS3 genomic region harbors:
- a CDS encoding GuaB1 family IMP dehydrogenase-related protein, giving the protein MRFLPGHAVTSDLTYGDVFLVPSASDVTSRFDVDLSSSDGTGTTVPVVVANMTAVAGRRMAETVARRGGLTVIPQDQPTDVVADIVASVKSRHPVVESAVVVAPHDTVHSALTLIGKRAHGAAVVVEDGRPVGVVTAADCSGVDQFTQVAEVMSGDPTVVSLDVLTQAGARGLEAAFDTLHTSRRRFSPVVDGDRLVGVLTRTGALRSSIYAPALDDQGRLRVAAAVGINGDVKAKTAELLEAGVDVLVVDTAHGHQRKMLEALEAVRALDPQVPVVAGNVVTAAGVRDLVAAGADIVKVGVGPGAMCTTRMMTAVGRPQFSAVLECAEEARRLGKHVWADGGVRHPRDVALALAAGASQVMVGSWFAGTHESPGDLHDDGTGRLYKESFGMASARAVAARTRDGSPFERARKALFEEGISHSRMYLDPQRPGVEDLLDHITSGVRSACTYVGARTLAELADRAVVGVQSAAGYDEGRPLPESW; this is encoded by the coding sequence ATGCGCTTCCTGCCCGGCCACGCCGTCACGTCCGACCTCACCTACGGCGACGTCTTCCTCGTCCCCTCGGCCTCCGACGTGACCTCGCGCTTCGACGTCGACCTGTCCTCGAGCGACGGGACCGGCACGACGGTCCCCGTGGTCGTCGCCAACATGACCGCCGTCGCCGGCCGCCGCATGGCGGAGACCGTCGCGCGGCGTGGCGGGCTCACCGTGATCCCGCAGGACCAGCCGACCGACGTCGTCGCCGACATCGTGGCCTCGGTCAAGTCGCGGCACCCCGTCGTCGAGTCGGCGGTCGTCGTCGCGCCCCACGACACCGTGCACTCGGCGCTCACGCTCATCGGCAAGCGCGCGCACGGCGCCGCGGTCGTCGTCGAGGACGGTCGGCCCGTCGGCGTCGTCACGGCCGCCGACTGCTCGGGCGTCGACCAGTTCACCCAGGTCGCGGAGGTCATGTCGGGCGACCCGACCGTCGTGTCCCTCGACGTGCTCACCCAGGCCGGCGCGCGCGGGCTCGAGGCGGCCTTCGACACGCTGCACACGTCGCGGCGCCGCTTCTCCCCCGTGGTCGACGGCGACCGCCTCGTCGGCGTGCTGACGCGCACCGGTGCGCTGCGGTCCTCGATCTACGCCCCGGCGCTCGACGACCAGGGCCGGCTCCGCGTCGCCGCCGCGGTCGGCATCAACGGGGACGTCAAGGCCAAGACCGCCGAGCTGCTCGAGGCCGGCGTCGACGTGCTCGTCGTCGACACCGCGCACGGTCACCAGCGCAAGATGCTCGAGGCCCTCGAGGCGGTGCGCGCGCTCGACCCGCAGGTGCCCGTCGTCGCCGGCAACGTCGTGACCGCCGCCGGGGTGCGCGACCTCGTCGCCGCGGGCGCCGACATCGTCAAGGTCGGCGTCGGCCCCGGCGCGATGTGCACGACGCGCATGATGACCGCCGTCGGGCGCCCGCAGTTCTCCGCCGTGCTCGAGTGCGCCGAGGAGGCGCGCCGGCTCGGCAAGCACGTGTGGGCCGACGGCGGGGTCCGGCACCCGCGCGACGTCGCGCTCGCGCTCGCGGCCGGCGCCTCGCAGGTCATGGTCGGCTCCTGGTTCGCGGGCACGCACGAGTCGCCCGGGGACCTGCACGACGACGGCACGGGCCGGCTGTACAAGGAGAGCTTCGGGATGGCCTCCGCGCGCGCCGTCGCCGCCCGCACCCGCGACGGCTCGCCGTTCGAGCGGGCCCGCAAGGCGCTGTTCGAGGAGGGCATCTCGCACTCGCGGATGTACCTGGACCCGCAGCGCCCGGGCGTCGAGGACCTGC